In Halorubellus sp. JP-L1, one DNA window encodes the following:
- a CDS encoding 30S ribosomal protein S17, which produces MAIGLNVPEPEDSCSDEDCPFHGSLAVRGQTLEGRVASTDMDKTVVVEREYDVRVPKYDRYMKRRSRVPAHAPTCMELSEGDAVRIAETRPLSKTKSHVVVERLEDGGEN; this is translated from the coding sequence ATGGCGATAGGACTGAACGTACCAGAACCGGAGGACTCCTGTTCCGACGAGGACTGCCCGTTCCACGGCTCGCTTGCCGTGCGCGGCCAGACCCTCGAAGGCAGGGTAGCCTCCACAGACATGGACAAGACCGTCGTCGTCGAGCGAGAGTACGACGTGCGGGTCCCCAAGTACGACCGCTACATGAAGCGGCGTTCGCGGGTGCCCGCTCATGCACCGACGTGCATGGAGCTCTCGGAAGGCGACGCGGTTCGCATCGCAGAGACACGACCGCTTTCGAAGACGAAATCTCACGTCGTCGTCGAACGACTCGAGGACGGAGGTGAGAACTGA
- a CDS encoding 50S ribosomal protein L6, protein MMRVELQIPDDVTADVDHLDLTVEGPNGAVTRRLWYPDVSVDVEDEMVVISSSADDAKTTATVGTFESHVQNMFHGVTEGWEYEMEVFYSHFPMQVAVEGEEVVIENFLGEKAPRRTTIHGDTDVAVDGEELTISGPDKEAVGQTAADIEQLTKVSGKDTRVFQDGVYITQKPAKGGA, encoded by the coding sequence ATCATGCGAGTCGAACTACAGATTCCGGACGACGTAACCGCCGACGTGGACCACCTCGACCTGACGGTCGAGGGGCCCAACGGAGCCGTCACACGACGGCTCTGGTACCCGGACGTCTCCGTCGACGTCGAGGACGAGATGGTCGTCATCTCCTCTTCGGCGGACGACGCGAAGACGACGGCGACGGTCGGAACGTTCGAGAGTCACGTCCAGAACATGTTCCACGGCGTCACCGAGGGCTGGGAGTACGAGATGGAAGTCTTCTACTCTCACTTCCCGATGCAGGTGGCGGTGGAGGGTGAGGAGGTCGTGATCGAGAACTTCCTCGGCGAGAAGGCACCGCGACGAACGACTATCCACGGCGACACCGACGTCGCCGTCGACGGTGAGGAACTCACCATCAGCGGCCCTGACAAGGAAGCTGTCGGGCAGACCGCCGCGGACATCGAGCAGTTGACGAAGGTGTCCGGGAAGGACACGCGCGTCTTCCAGGACGGCGTGTACATCACGCAGAAACCCGCGAAAGGAGGTGCCTGA
- a CDS encoding 30S ribosomal protein S14 — protein sequence MSESETESEQTGEHAAKRTGQMEECQRCGREQGLVGKYDIWLCRQCFREIARNMGFKKYR from the coding sequence ATGAGTGAAAGCGAAACTGAGAGTGAGCAGACCGGAGAGCACGCCGCCAAGCGCACTGGCCAGATGGAGGAGTGCCAGCGCTGCGGTCGAGAGCAGGGCCTCGTCGGGAAGTACGACATCTGGCTCTGCCGACAGTGCTTCCGAGAGATCGCCCGAAACATGGGCTTCAAGAAGTACCGATAA
- a CDS encoding 30S ribosomal protein S3, with the protein MADEHEFIQDGLQRSQIDEFFAEELGRAGYGGMEMAPTPMGMQIVLKAEKPGMVIGKGGKNIRKVTTQLEERFNLEDPQIDVQEVDEPDLNARIVADRLANALERGWYFRKAGHTTLERIMDAGALGAEIVLSGKVTGARSRVEKFNDGYIKHNGEPAETVVDHGQGVAVMKLGTIGVDVKIIPPGAELPDDFAVHADMDVDEVAPEAVEANEAADLIEEPDDDELAAIQEEAQGDADEASADADEEAADEDVESVDEEVVEEVLEEDVEDVVDEDVDVPTDDDVEEDFEELDEAVEAEAEEMLEEMDDEDEDTEE; encoded by the coding sequence ATGGCTGACGAACACGAATTCATCCAGGACGGACTGCAGCGCTCCCAGATCGACGAGTTCTTCGCGGAAGAGCTCGGTCGCGCCGGCTACGGCGGCATGGAGATGGCGCCGACGCCGATGGGCATGCAGATCGTCCTCAAGGCGGAGAAGCCCGGGATGGTCATCGGGAAGGGTGGGAAGAACATCCGGAAGGTCACCACCCAGCTCGAGGAGCGATTCAACCTCGAGGACCCCCAGATCGACGTGCAGGAGGTCGACGAGCCCGACCTGAACGCGCGCATCGTCGCGGATCGTCTCGCGAACGCGCTCGAGCGTGGCTGGTACTTCCGGAAGGCCGGTCACACGACGCTCGAACGCATCATGGACGCTGGCGCGCTCGGCGCCGAGATCGTCCTGAGCGGGAAGGTCACTGGCGCGCGGTCGCGCGTCGAGAAGTTCAACGACGGCTACATCAAGCACAACGGCGAGCCCGCGGAGACGGTCGTCGACCACGGCCAGGGCGTCGCGGTGATGAAGCTCGGCACGATCGGTGTCGACGTGAAGATCATCCCGCCGGGTGCGGAACTCCCCGACGACTTCGCCGTGCACGCGGACATGGACGTCGACGAGGTCGCGCCGGAGGCCGTCGAGGCCAACGAGGCCGCTGACCTCATCGAGGAGCCCGACGACGACGAACTCGCCGCCATCCAGGAGGAGGCCCAGGGCGACGCGGACGAGGCGTCCGCCGACGCCGACGAGGAGGCCGCCGACGAGGACGTCGAGTCGGTCGACGAGGAGGTCGTCGAGGAAGTCCTCGAGGAGGACGTCGAGGACGTCGTCGACGAGGACGTCGACGTGCCGACCGACGACGACGTCGAAGAGGACTTCGAGGAGCTCGACGAGGCCGTCGAGGCCGAGGCCGAGGAGATGCTCGAAGAGATGGACGACGAAGACGAGGACACGGAGGAGTAA
- a CDS encoding 30S ribosomal protein S8, translated as MTASDPFSNALSGLDNAESVGHLTHNVSPASNEIGSVLEVFYDRGYIDGFEYVDDGKSGEFEVELKGQINECGPVKPRYSVGADEFERWEKRFLPARDYGALIVTTSHGVMSHYEARDAGIGGQVIAYVY; from the coding sequence ATGACAGCAAGCGACCCGTTCAGTAATGCGCTCTCCGGCCTCGACAACGCCGAGAGCGTCGGGCATCTCACGCACAACGTATCGCCCGCTTCGAACGAGATCGGTAGCGTACTCGAGGTCTTCTACGACCGCGGGTACATCGACGGCTTCGAGTACGTCGACGACGGTAAATCCGGTGAGTTCGAGGTCGAATTGAAAGGCCAGATCAACGAGTGTGGCCCCGTCAAGCCCCGGTATTCGGTGGGTGCCGACGAGTTCGAGCGCTGGGAGAAGCGGTTCCTCCCCGCTCGGGACTACGGCGCGCTCATCGTGACGACGAGTCACGGCGTCATGAGTCACTACGAGGCTCGTGACGCGGGGATCGGCGGTCAGGTCATCGCGTACGTGTACTGA
- a CDS encoding 30S ribosomal protein S19 — protein MSSQDYRTGRDEDEEFTYRGHTLDELQELDLEDVAELLPARQRRSIERGLSVEKQKLVEKARDATEEETANDPIRTHLRDMVVLPEFVDLTFAVYNGQEFERVRVEPEMIGHYLGEFQLTRTSVEHGQAGIGATRSSKFVPLK, from the coding sequence ATGAGCAGTCAGGATTACAGAACCGGCCGGGACGAGGACGAGGAGTTCACGTACCGTGGCCACACGCTCGACGAACTCCAGGAACTCGACCTGGAGGACGTCGCGGAACTGTTGCCCGCTCGCCAGCGGCGAAGTATCGAGCGCGGCCTCTCCGTCGAGAAGCAGAAGCTCGTCGAGAAGGCCCGCGACGCGACCGAAGAGGAGACCGCGAACGACCCGATCCGCACGCACCTGCGTGACATGGTCGTCCTACCGGAGTTCGTCGACCTGACGTTCGCCGTGTACAACGGCCAGGAGTTCGAGCGCGTTCGAGTGGAGCCCGAGATGATCGGGCACTACCTCGGCGAGTTCCAGCTCACACGGACGTCCGTCGAGCACGGACAGGCCGGCATCGGGGCGACGCGGTCCTCGAAGTTCGTGCCACTCAAGTAA
- a CDS encoding 50S ribosomal protein L14: protein MEALKADVTQGLEKGSLVLCSDNTGAREVKIISVAGYQGTKNRHPKAGVGDKVTVSVTKGTPEERRQVKEAVIVRQRKPIRRPDGTRVKFEDNAAVLVNENEEPQGTEIKGPIAREVAERFGSIASTATMIV from the coding sequence ATGGAAGCGCTGAAGGCAGACGTCACGCAGGGCCTCGAGAAGGGCTCGCTCGTGCTGTGTTCTGACAACACCGGGGCGCGCGAAGTGAAGATCATCAGCGTCGCCGGCTACCAGGGCACGAAGAACCGACACCCGAAGGCGGGCGTCGGTGACAAGGTGACGGTCTCGGTGACCAAGGGGACGCCCGAAGAGCGTCGTCAGGTCAAGGAAGCCGTCATCGTCCGTCAGCGCAAGCCGATCCGTCGTCCCGACGGCACTCGCGTCAAGTTCGAGGACAACGCGGCCGTGCTCGTGAACGAGAACGAGGAGCCCCAGGGGACGGAGATCAAGGGTCCGATCGCGCGCGAAGTGGCGGAGCGCTTCGGCTCCATCGCGTCCACTGCGACGATGATAGTATGA
- a CDS encoding 50S ribosomal protein L18 translates to MATGPRYKVPMRRRREVRTDYHQRLRLLKSGKPRLVARKSNRHVTAQLILPGPDGDDTLAAAHSSDLEEYGWEAPTGNLPAAYLTGLLAGQRAVEAGLEEAVLDIGLNTATPGSKVFAIQEGAIDAGLEIPHNDAVLAEWPRNRGEHIAEYAEQLDEPLYTSEFDATALPEHFDEVRETLMEQ, encoded by the coding sequence ATGGCGACAGGACCACGATACAAGGTTCCGATGCGACGTCGCCGCGAGGTCCGTACGGACTACCATCAGAGGTTGCGCCTCCTGAAATCCGGGAAGCCGCGCCTGGTCGCTCGAAAGAGCAACCGGCACGTCACGGCGCAGCTGATCCTGCCGGGTCCGGACGGTGACGACACGCTCGCGGCTGCACACTCGAGTGATCTCGAAGAATACGGTTGGGAGGCGCCGACGGGGAACCTCCCGGCCGCGTACCTGACTGGCCTGCTGGCCGGTCAGCGCGCGGTCGAGGCTGGTCTCGAGGAGGCGGTCCTCGACATCGGTCTGAACACGGCGACGCCGGGCAGCAAGGTGTTCGCCATCCAGGAGGGCGCGATCGACGCGGGCCTGGAGATCCCCCACAACGACGCGGTGCTCGCGGAGTGGCCGCGGAACCGCGGCGAGCACATCGCCGAGTATGCAGAACAACTCGACGAACCGCTGTACACCAGTGAGTTCGACGCAACAGCACTCCCCGAGCACTTCGACGAAGTGCGGGAAACCCTCATGGAACAATGA
- a CDS encoding 30S ribosomal protein S4e has product MTKHQKRLSVPKSWPVERKTETFTVKADAGPHGEEGVPLVILLRDVLGYADSKKEARYALNEGSVLVNGDAVSDEQRPIGMFDILGFTERGEHYRVFPDEGGRLALTPIDADAADAKLGKIAGKQQVAGGDTQLALHDGQTLQLDDASEYSAKDSVVVDFESAEIVAHFPYEEGALVTAVRGSHAGEIGEIESIDVTHGSGSNTVVVSQDDGGYETVEEYVVVIDENFTDSTGGED; this is encoded by the coding sequence ATGACGAAACACCAGAAGCGACTCTCGGTTCCGAAGTCCTGGCCCGTCGAGCGCAAGACCGAGACGTTCACCGTGAAGGCCGACGCCGGCCCGCACGGCGAGGAGGGTGTCCCGCTGGTCATCCTGCTCCGCGACGTCCTCGGGTACGCCGACTCGAAGAAGGAGGCTCGCTACGCCCTCAACGAGGGGTCGGTGCTCGTGAACGGCGACGCCGTGAGCGACGAGCAGCGCCCGATCGGGATGTTCGACATCCTCGGGTTCACCGAGCGCGGCGAGCACTATCGCGTGTTCCCCGACGAAGGCGGCCGGCTCGCGCTGACGCCGATCGACGCCGATGCGGCGGACGCGAAGCTCGGGAAGATCGCGGGCAAGCAGCAGGTCGCTGGGGGCGACACCCAGCTGGCGCTGCACGACGGACAGACGCTCCAGCTCGATGACGCGAGCGAGTACTCGGCGAAGGACTCGGTCGTCGTCGACTTCGAGAGCGCGGAGATCGTCGCGCACTTCCCCTACGAGGAGGGTGCGCTCGTGACGGCCGTCCGCGGCAGTCACGCCGGCGAGATCGGCGAGATCGAGTCGATCGACGTGACGCACGGCAGCGGCTCGAACACGGTCGTCGTCTCGCAGGATGACGGCGGGTACGAGACCGTCGAGGAGTACGTCGTCGTCATCGACGAGAACTTCACCGACTCCACGGGAGGTGAGGACTGA
- a CDS encoding ribonuclease P protein component 1, with translation MALTPETLPRHELNGLRVAVVDAANPDLVGIAGRVVLESTRTLHVEDVHDGESRVRQVPKESAVFEFQLTDEAADRVKRSGTTSKLGRDTASVRAGQSGSGDGVAYVTVDGDRLLSRPALRTETAGDSKWR, from the coding sequence ATGGCACTGACGCCCGAGACGCTCCCACGACACGAACTGAACGGCCTCCGCGTTGCGGTGGTCGACGCCGCGAACCCCGACCTCGTCGGGATAGCGGGGCGTGTCGTGCTGGAGTCCACGCGGACGCTGCACGTCGAGGACGTGCACGACGGCGAGTCTCGCGTGCGTCAGGTGCCCAAGGAGTCCGCGGTGTTCGAGTTCCAGCTCACAGATGAAGCCGCCGATCGCGTCAAGCGGTCGGGGACCACGTCGAAACTCGGTCGGGATACTGCCAGCGTTCGCGCTGGTCAGTCCGGGTCGGGCGACGGCGTGGCCTACGTTACGGTGGATGGCGACCGGTTGCTCTCACGACCCGCACTCCGAACGGAAACTGCAGGTGATTCGAAATGGCGATAG
- a CDS encoding 30S ribosomal protein S5 has product MSNDNYNDGWEPVTRLGKQVQEGDIETMEQALASGLPLKEAEVVDQLLPGLDDEVLDINMVQRMTDSGRRVKFRCVVAIGNRDGYVGYAEGRDDQVGAAIQKAIDIAKLNIIDVPRGSGSWEDRSTKPHSLTHRTSGKAGSVEVELIPAPLGLGLAASETVRNVLELAGVEDAWTKSYGNTRTTVNLAKATFNALQNASQSRGARTRGQSEGAGGIEQ; this is encoded by the coding sequence ATGAGTAACGACAACTACAACGACGGCTGGGAACCCGTCACCCGACTCGGGAAGCAGGTACAGGAGGGCGACATCGAGACGATGGAGCAAGCCCTCGCCTCGGGACTTCCGCTGAAGGAGGCCGAGGTCGTCGATCAGCTCCTGCCGGGGCTCGACGACGAGGTGCTGGACATCAACATGGTCCAGCGGATGACCGACTCGGGTCGACGGGTGAAGTTCCGCTGCGTCGTCGCCATCGGCAACCGCGACGGGTACGTCGGGTACGCCGAGGGTCGAGACGACCAGGTCGGTGCCGCCATCCAGAAGGCGATCGACATCGCGAAGCTGAACATCATCGACGTCCCCCGTGGCTCCGGGTCGTGGGAGGACCGGTCGACGAAACCGCACTCGCTCACGCATCGGACGAGCGGGAAGGCGGGGTCGGTCGAGGTCGAGCTCATTCCGGCGCCGCTCGGGCTCGGGCTCGCGGCGAGCGAGACGGTTCGGAACGTGCTCGAGCTCGCGGGCGTCGAGGACGCGTGGACGAAGTCCTACGGGAACACGCGAACGACCGTGAACCTGGCGAAGGCGACGTTCAACGCGCTCCAGAACGCCTCGCAGTCTCGCGGTGCTCGCACGCGCGGGCAGAGCGAGGGTGCGGGAGGGATCGAACAATGA
- a CDS encoding 50S ribosomal protein L2 → MGRRIQGQRRGRGGSTFRAPSHRYKADLSHKKLEESDVVAGEVVDIEHDPARSAPVAAVEFEDGDRRLVLAPEGVGVGDELQVGISSEIKPGNTMPLAEIPEGVPVCNVERQPSDGGKFARASGTSADLITHDRDAAVVQLPSGEMKRLSPECRATVGVVAGGGRTEKPFVKAGNKYHKMKSRGGKWPTVRGVAMNAVDHPFGGGGRQHPGQPKSVSRNAPPGRKVGDIASRRTGRGGDK, encoded by the coding sequence ATGGGACGACGCATTCAGGGACAGCGACGTGGCCGTGGCGGCTCGACGTTCCGAGCACCGAGTCACCGCTACAAGGCTGACCTGAGTCACAAGAAACTGGAGGAATCGGACGTCGTCGCGGGCGAGGTCGTCGACATCGAGCACGACCCCGCGCGCTCCGCGCCCGTCGCGGCTGTCGAGTTCGAGGACGGCGATCGTCGTCTCGTGCTCGCGCCGGAGGGCGTCGGTGTGGGCGACGAACTGCAGGTCGGTATCTCCTCGGAGATCAAGCCCGGCAACACGATGCCGCTGGCGGAGATCCCCGAGGGTGTGCCCGTGTGTAACGTCGAACGCCAGCCGAGCGACGGCGGGAAGTTCGCGCGTGCGTCGGGGACGAGCGCCGACCTCATCACGCACGACCGCGACGCCGCGGTCGTCCAGCTGCCGAGTGGCGAGATGAAGCGGCTGTCGCCGGAGTGCCGCGCCACGGTCGGCGTGGTCGCCGGTGGCGGTCGAACGGAGAAGCCGTTCGTGAAGGCTGGGAACAAGTACCACAAGATGAAGTCCCGGGGTGGCAAGTGGCCGACCGTCCGCGGTGTGGCGATGAACGCCGTCGACCACCCGTTCGGTGGCGGTGGCCGCCAGCACCCGGGGCAGCCCAAGTCCGTGTCGCGGAACGCGCCGCCGGGCCGGAAGGTCGGCGACATCGCGTCCCGCCGCACGGGTCGAGGTGGTGACAAATGA
- a CDS encoding 50S ribosomal protein L19e: MSDLSAQKRLASDVLDVGKSRVWFDPDAQGEIAEAITREDIRELVDDGTIRAEPKKGNSKGRARERKAKRAYGHQKGPGTRQGKAGAREDPKDAWQKRIRAQRKKLNELRGSGEIDRTQYRELYNKARGGEFRSVQYLLNYIDNNYGDE; this comes from the coding sequence ATGAGTGATCTGTCCGCACAGAAGCGACTTGCGTCGGACGTCCTCGACGTCGGGAAGAGCCGCGTCTGGTTCGATCCCGACGCGCAGGGCGAGATCGCGGAAGCGATCACGCGCGAGGACATCCGCGAACTCGTCGACGACGGCACGATTCGAGCGGAACCGAAGAAGGGCAACTCGAAGGGTCGAGCGCGCGAACGGAAGGCAAAGCGCGCGTACGGCCACCAGAAGGGCCCCGGGACCCGTCAGGGGAAGGCCGGTGCTCGCGAGGACCCGAAGGATGCCTGGCAGAAGCGCATCCGTGCACAGCGAAAGAAGCTCAACGAACTCCGCGGGAGCGGCGAGATCGATCGCACGCAGTACCGCGAGCTCTACAACAAGGCTCGTGGCGGGGAGTTCCGGAGCGTCCAGTACCTGTTGAACTACATCGACAACAACTACGGTGACGAATAA
- the rpmC gene encoding 50S ribosomal protein L29, protein MAILHIEEIRDMTATEREEELEELETELLNTKAVQAAGGAPENPGRVSELKKTIARIKTIQTEAGDHE, encoded by the coding sequence ATGGCGATTCTCCACATCGAAGAGATCCGCGACATGACCGCCACCGAGCGCGAGGAAGAGCTGGAGGAACTCGAGACCGAGCTCCTCAACACGAAGGCCGTCCAGGCCGCCGGTGGTGCGCCCGAGAACCCCGGGCGCGTGAGCGAGCTGAAGAAGACGATCGCTCGCATCAAGACGATCCAGACGGAAGCAGGCGACCACGAGTAA
- a CDS encoding 50S ribosomal protein L5: MSESESAEFHEMREPTIEKVVVHMGVGEGGRELANAEDIIEDVTQQQSVRTKAKSTMPDFGIRQGDPIGAKVTLRGDDAQDFLVRALPLSELSTTQFDDTGNFSFGVDEHTDFPSQEYDPNVGIYGMDVTVNLVRPGYRVAKRDKRTQSLPSKHRLNPEDAVRFVESTFDVEVNDE, translated from the coding sequence ATGAGTGAGAGCGAGTCCGCCGAGTTCCACGAGATGCGCGAACCCACCATCGAGAAGGTCGTCGTCCACATGGGCGTCGGCGAAGGTGGTCGCGAGCTCGCGAACGCGGAGGACATCATCGAGGACGTCACCCAGCAGCAGTCGGTTCGCACGAAGGCGAAGTCGACGATGCCGGACTTCGGCATCCGTCAGGGCGACCCGATCGGTGCGAAGGTGACGCTCCGCGGGGACGACGCCCAGGACTTCCTGGTGCGCGCGCTCCCGCTCTCGGAGCTCTCGACGACGCAGTTCGACGACACCGGGAACTTCAGTTTCGGTGTGGACGAGCACACGGACTTCCCGAGTCAGGAGTACGACCCGAACGTCGGCATCTACGGGATGGACGTGACCGTGAACCTCGTGCGGCCGGGCTACCGCGTGGCGAAGCGCGACAAGCGCACGCAGAGCCTGCCGTCGAAGCATCGACTGAATCCCGAGGACGCGGTTCGGTTCGTCGAGTCGACGTTCGACGTGGAGGTAAACGATGAGTGA
- the rplX gene encoding 50S ribosomal protein L24, translated as MTRQPSKQRNQTERASLHEKQKQVRSTLSEDLREEFDRRRARVNAGDTVEVLRGDFAGEEGEVLAVDLRESVVHVEDVTVEKADGEDVPRPLDASNLRIVDLDLEDDVREARLRGDDE; from the coding sequence ATGACACGACAACCATCCAAACAACGCAACCAGACCGAGCGTGCCTCGCTTCACGAGAAGCAAAAGCAGGTCCGGTCGACGCTGAGCGAGGACCTCCGCGAGGAGTTCGACCGTCGTCGCGCCCGCGTGAACGCGGGCGACACGGTCGAGGTGCTCCGCGGTGACTTCGCCGGCGAAGAGGGCGAAGTGCTCGCGGTCGACCTCCGCGAGTCCGTCGTCCACGTCGAGGACGTCACGGTCGAGAAGGCCGACGGCGAGGACGTGCCGCGTCCGCTCGACGCGTCGAACCTCCGCATCGTCGACCTCGATCTCGAGGACGACGTTCGCGAGGCGCGACTCAGAGGTGATGACGAATGA
- a CDS encoding 50S ribosomal protein L22 yields MGISYSVDADPDTTAKAMLRERHMSNKHSKAIAREIKGMTVEDAQAYLDEVIAGDRSVPFRQHNSGVGHRSDIDGWDAGRYPEKASKAFKELLTNVAANADHQGFDGESMEIAHCAAHKIGESQGRKPRAMGRASPWNTPQVDVEIVVEEVEA; encoded by the coding sequence ATGGGAATCAGTTACAGCGTCGACGCGGACCCGGACACGACGGCGAAAGCCATGCTTCGGGAGCGTCACATGAGCAACAAGCACAGCAAGGCCATCGCGCGAGAGATCAAGGGGATGACCGTCGAGGACGCGCAAGCATACCTCGACGAGGTCATCGCCGGCGACCGCTCGGTGCCGTTCAGGCAGCACAACAGCGGTGTCGGTCATCGAAGCGACATCGACGGCTGGGACGCCGGCCGCTACCCCGAGAAGGCCAGCAAGGCGTTCAAGGAGCTGCTCACGAACGTCGCCGCGAACGCCGACCACCAGGGATTCGACGGCGAGTCCATGGAGATCGCGCACTGTGCGGCACACAAGATCGGTGAGAGCCAGGGACGCAAGCCGCGAGCGATGGGGCGTGCGTCGCCGTGGAACACGCCGCAGGTCGACGTGGAAATCGTCGTCGAGGAGGTCGAAGCATAA
- a CDS encoding 50S ribosomal protein L32e — protein MADEPESLEEISGVGPSKADALRDAGYDSIEDVKAASQSELADVEGIGNALAARIKADVGDLEVSEDTEAEIEADESEAEADEEDVETELQPRGLTEKTPELSETEERLLDQRRRVGKPQFNRQDYHKKKRTPTSWRKPRGQLSKQRRGIKGKGDKVQAGFRTPKAVRGKHPSGFEEVRVHNADDLEGVDGDTEAVRIASAVGARKRERIEEQAEDDGIRVLNPTYVEVEVDSDE, from the coding sequence ATGGCAGACGAACCCGAGAGTCTCGAGGAGATCAGCGGTGTCGGGCCATCGAAGGCCGATGCACTCCGCGACGCGGGCTACGACTCGATCGAGGACGTCAAGGCGGCGTCCCAGTCGGAGCTCGCGGACGTCGAGGGCATCGGGAACGCGCTCGCTGCGCGTATCAAGGCGGACGTCGGTGACCTCGAGGTTAGCGAGGACACCGAGGCGGAGATCGAGGCCGACGAGTCCGAGGCCGAAGCGGACGAGGAGGACGTGGAGACGGAACTCCAGCCGCGTGGGCTGACCGAGAAGACGCCGGAGCTGTCCGAGACCGAGGAGCGCCTCCTCGACCAGCGCCGTCGCGTCGGCAAGCCCCAGTTCAACCGTCAGGACTACCACAAGAAGAAGCGGACGCCGACCTCGTGGCGGAAGCCGCGCGGCCAGCTGTCCAAGCAGCGACGTGGTATCAAGGGCAAGGGCGACAAGGTCCAGGCTGGCTTCCGGACGCCGAAGGCGGTGCGCGGCAAGCACCCCTCGGGCTTCGAGGAGGTTCGCGTGCACAACGCGGACGACCTCGAGGGCGTGGACGGCGACACGGAAGCGGTCCGTATCGCCTCCGCGGTCGGTGCTCGCAAGCGCGAGCGCATCGAGGAGCAGGCCGAAGACGACGGAATTCGAGTGCTGAACCCGACCTACGTCGAAGTGGAGGTCGATTCCGATGAGTGA
- the rpmD gene encoding 50S ribosomal protein L30 has translation MKAVVQLRGEVDMAGDIKDTLEMLNVHEVNHCALVPETESYRGMLTKVNDYVAMGEPSADVLATILSTRAEPLEGDADVDADYLAEHTEFEDFESLAAALIDEETTLREQGLAPCLRLHPPRKGHDGGKHPKSRGGAIGKHETTEIDELLEAMR, from the coding sequence ATGAAGGCGGTCGTGCAGCTTCGCGGTGAAGTGGACATGGCCGGCGACATCAAGGACACGCTGGAGATGCTGAACGTCCACGAGGTCAATCACTGCGCGCTCGTTCCGGAGACGGAGAGCTACCGCGGGATGTTGACGAAGGTCAACGACTACGTGGCGATGGGCGAACCCAGCGCGGACGTCCTGGCGACGATCCTCTCGACGCGCGCCGAGCCCCTCGAGGGCGACGCGGACGTCGACGCGGACTACCTCGCCGAGCACACCGAGTTCGAGGACTTCGAGTCCCTCGCTGCGGCCCTGATCGACGAGGAGACGACGCTGCGCGAGCAGGGCCTGGCGCCCTGTCTGCGTCTGCATCCGCCGCGGAAGGGTCACGACGGTGGGAAGCACCCGAAGTCCCGTGGTGGGGCGATCGGGAAGCACGAGACGACCGAGATCGACGAACTGCTCGAGGCGATGCGATAA
- a CDS encoding uL15m family ribosomal protein yields MTSKKRRQRGSRTHGGGTHKNRRGAGNRGGRGRAGRGKHEFHNYEPIGKHGFKRPQDARDDVVEVSVQKLDEDAVLYAAEGDAEQDGDAYVIDARDVVEDGWETDVVKVLGNGQVRNELHVTADAFTASARGLIEEAGGEASLSERGEAKAESEDTQASEDDEE; encoded by the coding sequence ATGACGAGCAAGAAACGAAGACAGCGCGGGTCGCGCACGCACGGTGGCGGGACGCACAAGAACCGGCGTGGTGCCGGGAACCGTGGTGGGCGTGGTCGCGCAGGACGCGGGAAGCACGAGTTCCACAACTACGAACCGATCGGCAAACACGGCTTCAAGCGCCCGCAGGACGCGCGCGACGACGTCGTCGAGGTGTCGGTGCAGAAGCTCGACGAGGACGCGGTCCTGTACGCGGCCGAGGGTGACGCCGAGCAGGACGGCGACGCGTACGTCATCGACGCACGCGACGTCGTCGAGGACGGCTGGGAGACCGACGTGGTGAAGGTGCTCGGGAACGGGCAGGTTCGGAACGAACTGCACGTGACCGCGGACGCGTTCACCGCGAGCGCTCGCGGCCTCATCGAGGAGGCCGGGGGCGAGGCGTCGCTCTCCGAGCGCGGCGAGGCGAAGGCCGAATCGGAAGACACTCAGGCATCCGAGGACGACGAGGAGTAA